One genomic segment of Hordeum vulgare subsp. vulgare chromosome 2H, MorexV3_pseudomolecules_assembly, whole genome shotgun sequence includes these proteins:
- the LOC123426789 gene encoding regulator of nonsense transcripts UPF3 isoform X3 has protein sequence MKDPAHRTKVVLRRLPPAIAQQAVVDQVDARFAGRYDWARFRPGNASQKNHRYSRLYLNFKSPEDVVEFAEFFNGHVFVNEKGAQFKALVEYAPSQQVPKSNIKKDARQGTITKDPEYLEFLELISKPTEHLPSAEIQLERKEAERAAAGKEPPVITPLMVYVRQQRAAKSMAQRSVSSRLSRKVAGVVTSSSSPSKRSSERRRASTSTQYVVRDNAKEKPTYILAPKRDDHTQREKIIAGTSDATSGGPSGSAQVIDGKRDKIVLLKGRARVDSNQSVPPSRNTPPSTSRQDQRNEASGRIIKTILSNKEGRHAIASQHEQEGHIISAEKDKRPPRAPNSRSTAKDQIVENAEKNHYDDKHNHVHGSGPIGEKIERHARNRDRPDRGVWAPRRYDKSASGGGAQASLSEFPLMQSHSMDNVSQQVDGHGERKIDTRGPGGRGGLVENGNRHPNRRGPPRGPKEMEIPPIASDGKPSKRGPASYVAHERQVWVQKSSSGS, from the exons ATGAAGGACCCGGCGCACCGCACGAAGGTGGTGCTCAGGCGGCTGCCGCCGGCGATTGCGCAGCAGGCCGTCGTGGACCAGGTTGACGCGCGCTTCGCTGGGCGCTATGACTGGGCCCGTTTCCGCCCCGGTAATGCCAG CCAAAAGAATCATAGATATTCTCGTCTCTACCTTAACTTCAAGAGCCCAGAAGATGTTGTTGAGTTTGCTGAGTTCTTCAATGGGCATGTATTTGTGAATGAAAAAG GTGCTCAATTTAAAGCTCTTGTGGAATATGCACCATCACAACAGGTTCCGAAGTCAAATATCAAGAAAGATGCTCGTCAAGGAACTATAACAAAAG atccagaaTACTTGGAGTTTCTTGAGCTTATATCAAAGCCCACTGAGCATTTGCCAAGTGCTGAAATTCAGCTTGAAAGGAAAGAAGCTGAAAGAGCAG CTGCTGGAAAGGAGCCACCTGTTATTACACCTCTTATGGTTTATGTTCGTCAGCAAAGGGCGGCTAAGAGTATGGCTCAG AGGTCTGTAAGTAGCAGACTAAGCAGAAAAGTTGCAGGTGTGGTAACCAGTAGTTCTAGTCCATCTAAAAGGTCTTCTGAAAGGCGCAGGGCCTCCACTTCAACG CAGTATGTTGTGCGAGACAATGCTAAGGAAAAGCCGACTTACATCTTAGCACCAAAGAGAGATGATCATACACAGAGAGAGAAAATCATTGCTGGAACTTCAG ATGCTACAAGCGGAGGGCCATCTGGGTCTGCTCAGGTTATCGACGGTAAAAGGGACAAAATTGTCCTCCTTAAAGGAAGAGCGAGGGTTGATTCCAAT CAGTCTGTGCCCCCGTCGAGAAATACACCTCCATCAACTTCTAGACAAGACCAGCGAAATGAGGCCAGTGGCAGAATTATCAAGACTATACTTTCAAACAAGGAAGGACGCCATGCAATAGCATCTCAACATGAGCAAGAAGGTCACATAATTAGTGCCGAGAAGGATAAGAGGCCACCACGGGCTCCAAACTCGCGTTCCACTGCAAAAGATCAGATTGTTGAAAATGCTGAGAAAAACCATTATGATGACAAGCATAATCATGTGCATGGTTCTGGACCCATTGGTGAGAAGATTGAAAGACATGCCAGAAATAGAGATAGGCCTGACCGAGGTGTTTGGGCCCCTCGTCGCTATGACAAGTCTGCATCAGGAGGCGGTGCGCAAGCCTCATTGTCTGAGTTCCCGCTAATGCAGTCACACTCTATGGACAATGTATCTCAGCAAGTAGATG GCCATGGAGAGCGAAAAATAGACACAAGGGGTCCTGGTGGCCGCGGTGGCCTTGTGGAGAATG GAAACAGGCACCCCAACCGCCGTGGTCCGCCACGTGGGCCGAAGGAGATGGAAATCCCTCCTATTGCATCTGATGGAAAGCCTTCGAAGAGGGGCCCTGCTAGCTATGTGGCTCATGAG AGACAAGTATGGGTTCAGAAGTCAAGTTCAGGATCGTGA
- the LOC123426789 gene encoding regulator of nonsense transcripts UPF3 isoform X4 — protein sequence MKDPAHRTKVVLRRLPPAIAQQAVVDQVDARFAGRYDWARFRPGNASQKNHRYSRLYLNFKSPEDVVEFAEFFNGHVFVNEKGAQFKALVEYAPSQQVPKSNIKKDARQGTITKDPEYLEFLELISKPTEHLPSAEIQLERKEAERAAAGKEPPVITPLMVYVRQQRAAKSMAQRSVSSRLSRKVAGVVTSSSSPSKRSSERRRASTSTQYVVRDNAKEKPTYILAPKRDDHTQREKIIAGTSDATSGGPSGSAQVIDGKRDKIVLLKGRARVDSNSVPPSRNTPPSTSRQDQRNEASGRIIKTILSNKEGRHAIASQHEQEGHIISAEKDKRPPRAPNSRSTAKDQIVENAEKNHYDDKHNHVHGSGPIGEKIERHARNRDRPDRGVWAPRRYDKSASGGGAQASLSEFPLMQSHSMDNVSQQVDGHGERKIDTRGPGGRGGLVENGNRHPNRRGPPRGPKEMEIPPIASDGKPSKRGPASYVAHERQVWVQKSSSGS from the exons ATGAAGGACCCGGCGCACCGCACGAAGGTGGTGCTCAGGCGGCTGCCGCCGGCGATTGCGCAGCAGGCCGTCGTGGACCAGGTTGACGCGCGCTTCGCTGGGCGCTATGACTGGGCCCGTTTCCGCCCCGGTAATGCCAG CCAAAAGAATCATAGATATTCTCGTCTCTACCTTAACTTCAAGAGCCCAGAAGATGTTGTTGAGTTTGCTGAGTTCTTCAATGGGCATGTATTTGTGAATGAAAAAG GTGCTCAATTTAAAGCTCTTGTGGAATATGCACCATCACAACAGGTTCCGAAGTCAAATATCAAGAAAGATGCTCGTCAAGGAACTATAACAAAAG atccagaaTACTTGGAGTTTCTTGAGCTTATATCAAAGCCCACTGAGCATTTGCCAAGTGCTGAAATTCAGCTTGAAAGGAAAGAAGCTGAAAGAGCAG CTGCTGGAAAGGAGCCACCTGTTATTACACCTCTTATGGTTTATGTTCGTCAGCAAAGGGCGGCTAAGAGTATGGCTCAG AGGTCTGTAAGTAGCAGACTAAGCAGAAAAGTTGCAGGTGTGGTAACCAGTAGTTCTAGTCCATCTAAAAGGTCTTCTGAAAGGCGCAGGGCCTCCACTTCAACG CAGTATGTTGTGCGAGACAATGCTAAGGAAAAGCCGACTTACATCTTAGCACCAAAGAGAGATGATCATACACAGAGAGAGAAAATCATTGCTGGAACTTCAG ATGCTACAAGCGGAGGGCCATCTGGGTCTGCTCAGGTTATCGACGGTAAAAGGGACAAAATTGTCCTCCTTAAAGGAAGAGCGAGGGTTGATTCCAAT TCTGTGCCCCCGTCGAGAAATACACCTCCATCAACTTCTAGACAAGACCAGCGAAATGAGGCCAGTGGCAGAATTATCAAGACTATACTTTCAAACAAGGAAGGACGCCATGCAATAGCATCTCAACATGAGCAAGAAGGTCACATAATTAGTGCCGAGAAGGATAAGAGGCCACCACGGGCTCCAAACTCGCGTTCCACTGCAAAAGATCAGATTGTTGAAAATGCTGAGAAAAACCATTATGATGACAAGCATAATCATGTGCATGGTTCTGGACCCATTGGTGAGAAGATTGAAAGACATGCCAGAAATAGAGATAGGCCTGACCGAGGTGTTTGGGCCCCTCGTCGCTATGACAAGTCTGCATCAGGAGGCGGTGCGCAAGCCTCATTGTCTGAGTTCCCGCTAATGCAGTCACACTCTATGGACAATGTATCTCAGCAAGTAGATG GCCATGGAGAGCGAAAAATAGACACAAGGGGTCCTGGTGGCCGCGGTGGCCTTGTGGAGAATG GAAACAGGCACCCCAACCGCCGTGGTCCGCCACGTGGGCCGAAGGAGATGGAAATCCCTCCTATTGCATCTGATGGAAAGCCTTCGAAGAGGGGCCCTGCTAGCTATGTGGCTCATGAG AGACAAGTATGGGTTCAGAAGTCAAGTTCAGGATCGTGA
- the LOC123426789 gene encoding regulator of nonsense transcripts UPF3 isoform X1 produces the protein MKDPAHRTKVVLRRLPPAIAQQAVVDQVDARFAGRYDWARFRPGNASQKNHRYSRLYLNFKSPEDVVEFAEFFNGHVFVNEKGAQFKALVEYAPSQQVPKSNIKKDARQGTITKDPEYLEFLELISKPTEHLPSAEIQLERKEAERAAAGKEPPVITPLMVYVRQQRAAKSMAQRSVSSRLSRKVAGVVTSSSSPSKRSSERRRASTSTQYVVRDNAKEKPTYILAPKRDDHTQREKIIAGTSDATSGGPSGSAQVIDGKRDKIVLLKGRARVDSNISDSSTPQQSVPPSRNTPPSTSRQDQRNEASGRIIKTILSNKEGRHAIASQHEQEGHIISAEKDKRPPRAPNSRSTAKDQIVENAEKNHYDDKHNHVHGSGPIGEKIERHARNRDRPDRGVWAPRRYDKSASGGGAQASLSEFPLMQSHSMDNVSQQVDGHGERKIDTRGPGGRGGLVENGNRHPNRRGPPRGPKEMEIPPIASDGKPSKRGPASYVAHERQVWVQKSSSGS, from the exons ATGAAGGACCCGGCGCACCGCACGAAGGTGGTGCTCAGGCGGCTGCCGCCGGCGATTGCGCAGCAGGCCGTCGTGGACCAGGTTGACGCGCGCTTCGCTGGGCGCTATGACTGGGCCCGTTTCCGCCCCGGTAATGCCAG CCAAAAGAATCATAGATATTCTCGTCTCTACCTTAACTTCAAGAGCCCAGAAGATGTTGTTGAGTTTGCTGAGTTCTTCAATGGGCATGTATTTGTGAATGAAAAAG GTGCTCAATTTAAAGCTCTTGTGGAATATGCACCATCACAACAGGTTCCGAAGTCAAATATCAAGAAAGATGCTCGTCAAGGAACTATAACAAAAG atccagaaTACTTGGAGTTTCTTGAGCTTATATCAAAGCCCACTGAGCATTTGCCAAGTGCTGAAATTCAGCTTGAAAGGAAAGAAGCTGAAAGAGCAG CTGCTGGAAAGGAGCCACCTGTTATTACACCTCTTATGGTTTATGTTCGTCAGCAAAGGGCGGCTAAGAGTATGGCTCAG AGGTCTGTAAGTAGCAGACTAAGCAGAAAAGTTGCAGGTGTGGTAACCAGTAGTTCTAGTCCATCTAAAAGGTCTTCTGAAAGGCGCAGGGCCTCCACTTCAACG CAGTATGTTGTGCGAGACAATGCTAAGGAAAAGCCGACTTACATCTTAGCACCAAAGAGAGATGATCATACACAGAGAGAGAAAATCATTGCTGGAACTTCAG ATGCTACAAGCGGAGGGCCATCTGGGTCTGCTCAGGTTATCGACGGTAAAAGGGACAAAATTGTCCTCCTTAAAGGAAGAGCGAGGGTTGATTCCAAT ATATCTGATAGCTCAACCCCGCAGCAGTCTGTGCCCCCGTCGAGAAATACACCTCCATCAACTTCTAGACAAGACCAGCGAAATGAGGCCAGTGGCAGAATTATCAAGACTATACTTTCAAACAAGGAAGGACGCCATGCAATAGCATCTCAACATGAGCAAGAAGGTCACATAATTAGTGCCGAGAAGGATAAGAGGCCACCACGGGCTCCAAACTCGCGTTCCACTGCAAAAGATCAGATTGTTGAAAATGCTGAGAAAAACCATTATGATGACAAGCATAATCATGTGCATGGTTCTGGACCCATTGGTGAGAAGATTGAAAGACATGCCAGAAATAGAGATAGGCCTGACCGAGGTGTTTGGGCCCCTCGTCGCTATGACAAGTCTGCATCAGGAGGCGGTGCGCAAGCCTCATTGTCTGAGTTCCCGCTAATGCAGTCACACTCTATGGACAATGTATCTCAGCAAGTAGATG GCCATGGAGAGCGAAAAATAGACACAAGGGGTCCTGGTGGCCGCGGTGGCCTTGTGGAGAATG GAAACAGGCACCCCAACCGCCGTGGTCCGCCACGTGGGCCGAAGGAGATGGAAATCCCTCCTATTGCATCTGATGGAAAGCCTTCGAAGAGGGGCCCTGCTAGCTATGTGGCTCATGAG AGACAAGTATGGGTTCAGAAGTCAAGTTCAGGATCGTGA
- the LOC123426789 gene encoding regulator of nonsense transcripts UPF3 isoform X2, which translates to MKDPAHRTKVVLRRLPPAIAQQAVVDQVDARFAGRYDWARFRPGNASQKNHRYSRLYLNFKSPEDVVEFAEFFNGHVFVNEKGAQFKALVEYAPSQQVPKSNIKKDARQGTITKDPEYLEFLELISKPTEHLPSAEIQLERKEAERAAAGKEPPVITPLMVYVRQQRAAKSMAQRSVSSRLSRKVAGVVTSSSSPSKRSSERRRASTSTYVVRDNAKEKPTYILAPKRDDHTQREKIIAGTSDATSGGPSGSAQVIDGKRDKIVLLKGRARVDSNISDSSTPQQSVPPSRNTPPSTSRQDQRNEASGRIIKTILSNKEGRHAIASQHEQEGHIISAEKDKRPPRAPNSRSTAKDQIVENAEKNHYDDKHNHVHGSGPIGEKIERHARNRDRPDRGVWAPRRYDKSASGGGAQASLSEFPLMQSHSMDNVSQQVDGHGERKIDTRGPGGRGGLVENGNRHPNRRGPPRGPKEMEIPPIASDGKPSKRGPASYVAHERQVWVQKSSSGS; encoded by the exons ATGAAGGACCCGGCGCACCGCACGAAGGTGGTGCTCAGGCGGCTGCCGCCGGCGATTGCGCAGCAGGCCGTCGTGGACCAGGTTGACGCGCGCTTCGCTGGGCGCTATGACTGGGCCCGTTTCCGCCCCGGTAATGCCAG CCAAAAGAATCATAGATATTCTCGTCTCTACCTTAACTTCAAGAGCCCAGAAGATGTTGTTGAGTTTGCTGAGTTCTTCAATGGGCATGTATTTGTGAATGAAAAAG GTGCTCAATTTAAAGCTCTTGTGGAATATGCACCATCACAACAGGTTCCGAAGTCAAATATCAAGAAAGATGCTCGTCAAGGAACTATAACAAAAG atccagaaTACTTGGAGTTTCTTGAGCTTATATCAAAGCCCACTGAGCATTTGCCAAGTGCTGAAATTCAGCTTGAAAGGAAAGAAGCTGAAAGAGCAG CTGCTGGAAAGGAGCCACCTGTTATTACACCTCTTATGGTTTATGTTCGTCAGCAAAGGGCGGCTAAGAGTATGGCTCAG AGGTCTGTAAGTAGCAGACTAAGCAGAAAAGTTGCAGGTGTGGTAACCAGTAGTTCTAGTCCATCTAAAAGGTCTTCTGAAAGGCGCAGGGCCTCCACTTCAACG TATGTTGTGCGAGACAATGCTAAGGAAAAGCCGACTTACATCTTAGCACCAAAGAGAGATGATCATACACAGAGAGAGAAAATCATTGCTGGAACTTCAG ATGCTACAAGCGGAGGGCCATCTGGGTCTGCTCAGGTTATCGACGGTAAAAGGGACAAAATTGTCCTCCTTAAAGGAAGAGCGAGGGTTGATTCCAAT ATATCTGATAGCTCAACCCCGCAGCAGTCTGTGCCCCCGTCGAGAAATACACCTCCATCAACTTCTAGACAAGACCAGCGAAATGAGGCCAGTGGCAGAATTATCAAGACTATACTTTCAAACAAGGAAGGACGCCATGCAATAGCATCTCAACATGAGCAAGAAGGTCACATAATTAGTGCCGAGAAGGATAAGAGGCCACCACGGGCTCCAAACTCGCGTTCCACTGCAAAAGATCAGATTGTTGAAAATGCTGAGAAAAACCATTATGATGACAAGCATAATCATGTGCATGGTTCTGGACCCATTGGTGAGAAGATTGAAAGACATGCCAGAAATAGAGATAGGCCTGACCGAGGTGTTTGGGCCCCTCGTCGCTATGACAAGTCTGCATCAGGAGGCGGTGCGCAAGCCTCATTGTCTGAGTTCCCGCTAATGCAGTCACACTCTATGGACAATGTATCTCAGCAAGTAGATG GCCATGGAGAGCGAAAAATAGACACAAGGGGTCCTGGTGGCCGCGGTGGCCTTGTGGAGAATG GAAACAGGCACCCCAACCGCCGTGGTCCGCCACGTGGGCCGAAGGAGATGGAAATCCCTCCTATTGCATCTGATGGAAAGCCTTCGAAGAGGGGCCCTGCTAGCTATGTGGCTCATGAG AGACAAGTATGGGTTCAGAAGTCAAGTTCAGGATCGTGA